The DNA region ATCCGACCGCAGGTGCACCACCGGTGGTGACGCCGCCGGGCCGGCCGGCCCACCGGCACGGCAACGGCCGGTGACGGGAAAGCCCCGCGTCCGGTGCGGACACGGGGCTTCCTGTGCACAAGCTTCCCGGGTAGAGCCGGGCCCAGCAGCCGACGTCGCGCCGGCGACTGAGGTCAGATGGGGCGGACCTGCTCGGCCTGCGGGCCCTTCTGGCCCTGGGCGATCTCGAACTCCACCCGCTGGTTCTCCTCCAGCGTCCGGTAGCCGCTGGTCTGGATGGCCGAGAAGTGGACGAACACGTCAGCACCCCCGCCGTCGACGGTGATGAAGCCGAAGCCCTTGTCTGCGTTGAACCACTTCACGGTTCCCTGCGCCATGTGTATCTCCTTCTGAAACTGGCGGCCAAGCACGCCGTGCGGCCGGTTGGCCGTTTTCGAGCAGCGGCGCCTGAGGTGGCCCCCGGTGAAGGAGGACTCTCAACCCACGCTGTCTCGCAACAGCGTGGACAGCAAACCACGTACGCAAAAACTTCGCACAGCCTACCTGACGAACGTCGCCGACATGTGACCTGAGACGCCGTTCACGCCCCCGTGGCGTGCGCAAATCCGGTCATCGTCGTCAGCCCGGCCAGCGGCCGGTCAACCGGCGGACACCCGTCGCTCCGCCCCGGTCGACGGCGGCCCGGACGACCGAGAAGATCGCCCCCTGCAGGGCCGCCGCGGCGAGCACTTCACCCCAGCCCCGCTCCTCGTCGATGGCGCTGGGCGCGTCGTCGTCGCCGGCGGCGGCCTTCCACACCTGTCGGAAGATCGCCCCGGCCAGGGCTCCGGCGGCCATCCCCAGAATCAGGCCCACCGGACGGTAGGCCAGCTTGTCGACCGGCTTGCTCACCGGCGCCTCCCTCGCATCGTCACCCACACCACGGCCACGCTGACCAGCACGCCGGCCACCGCCACCGCCGGCAACGCGCCGCGCGGGCCGGACCGGCGTACGTCGGCCAGTACCTGGTCGGCCCGGTCCCGCAGCCGCCGCCGGGTCCGCGCGGCACCGACGCGCACCCGGCTCTTCACGTCCGTCTTGGCGGCCAGCGCCTGGACCGTCTGTCCGAGCTCGGCCCGGGTCCGCCGGATGTCGGCCCGCAGCAGGTCCAGGTCGCCGCTGCCGTTACCCGATCTGCCGTTGTGTGAGGTCACGGCTGCCGCCCCCGCTTCATCGCCGCGCCGACCACGGTCACGTCGGCGCGCAGACTGTCCGCCGTCGCGGTCGGCACCGGCGGGGCCGCCTGCCGGACCTGACGCCGGCCGGCCAGCGCCAGCCCGCCGGCCACCGCGAAGAGCAGCACCGCCACGACCAGCGCCGCGACCCACGGCGGCCAGGCCTGGCCGAGCAGCAGGACGGCCGCGGCGATCAGCGTGCCGAGGCCGTACAGAGCCATGACGCCGCCGCCGCCGAACAGGCCGATGCCCATTCCGGCGTGTTTGCCTTTTTCAGTCAGTTCCGCCCGGGCCAACGCGAGCTCGTCACGGACCAGCCGCGATATCTGCTCACCTGCCTGTTGCACGAGTTCCGCGGTGGACTGCTCGGCGGGTGGCCGGTGCAAGACGTCGGCCATGGTGCCTCCTTTCCCGCTGTTCGCCGCTGTATGCCCGGCCCGGGACCAGATCAATCCTGTTGCCGCGGATCCGGGCCGGTGGAATCGTCCGGGCCGACGAAGACAGAGGCCCGGGCCTCGCCGTCGGCACCGCCGCCGAACAGCCGGGCGTCGTCGGGCGGCTCGGCCTCGAGGGCGGGCCGTACGCGGCCCCGGCCGACCCGGTCGCGGCCGACCCGGTCGCGGGCGGCGGCCGGCGGGCGCAGATCCAGCCAGTCCGACAGGCCGTTGCCG from Solwaraspora sp. WMMD791 includes:
- a CDS encoding DUF3618 domain-containing protein, giving the protein MTSHNGRSGNGSGDLDLLRADIRRTRAELGQTVQALAAKTDVKSRVRVGAARTRRRLRDRADQVLADVRRSGPRGALPAVAVAGVLVSVAVVWVTMRGRRR
- a CDS encoding phage holin family protein, with product MADVLHRPPAEQSTAELVQQAGEQISRLVRDELALARAELTEKGKHAGMGIGLFGGGGVMALYGLGTLIAAAVLLLGQAWPPWVAALVVAVLLFAVAGGLALAGRRQVRQAAPPVPTATADSLRADVTVVGAAMKRGRQP
- a CDS encoding cold-shock protein, translated to MAQGTVKWFNADKGFGFITVDGGGADVFVHFSAIQTSGYRTLEENQRVEFEIAQGQKGPQAEQVRPI
- a CDS encoding DUF4235 domain-containing protein, producing the protein MSKPVDKLAYRPVGLILGMAAGALAGAIFRQVWKAAAGDDDAPSAIDEERGWGEVLAAAALQGAIFSVVRAAVDRGGATGVRRLTGRWPG